From Gammaproteobacteria bacterium, one genomic window encodes:
- the bioB gene encoding biotin synthase BioB yields the protein MNLPHISPPPPVVADGDSGLRHDWTQAEVGSLFALPFNDLLYRAQTEHRRHFDANRVQLSTLMNIKTGGCPEDCTYCPQSARYQTAVKAEPLTETADVIAAASAAREAGATRFCMGAAWRSPKDRDLDAVIEMVRAVKTLGLETCLTLGMLNAAQARRLKDAGLDYYNHNLDTSEAYYQKIVTTRDYDDRLQTLRHVRDAGLHVCCGGIIGMGEAVADRAAMLLTLANLPEHPESVPINLLVRVEGTPLAAADDIDPIDLVRAVAVARILMPASIVRLSAGRRQLNDAEQALCFLAGANSIFYGEKLLTTANPEIGRDRQLFDKLGLRPAPL from the coding sequence ATGAATCTGCCGCATATTTCGCCGCCCCCGCCGGTTGTCGCTGACGGAGATTCTGGTCTGCGCCACGACTGGACGCAAGCCGAAGTCGGGTCGCTGTTTGCGCTGCCGTTCAATGATCTGCTTTACCGCGCGCAAACCGAACATCGCCGCCACTTCGACGCCAACCGCGTGCAACTCAGCACGTTGATGAACATCAAGACCGGCGGTTGTCCCGAGGATTGCACCTATTGTCCGCAAAGCGCACGTTATCAGACCGCAGTCAAGGCGGAGCCGCTGACGGAGACAGCGGACGTGATCGCCGCCGCGAGCGCCGCACGCGAAGCCGGAGCCACGCGCTTTTGCATGGGCGCGGCCTGGCGCTCGCCCAAGGATCGCGATCTCGACGCCGTGATCGAAATGGTGCGCGCAGTCAAAACGCTGGGTCTGGAAACCTGTCTCACGCTCGGCATGTTGAACGCCGCGCAGGCACGGCGGCTCAAGGATGCCGGTCTCGATTACTACAATCACAATCTGGATACCTCCGAGGCCTATTATCAGAAGATCGTCACCACCCGCGACTACGATGATCGGCTGCAGACTCTGCGGCATGTGCGCGATGCCGGCCTGCATGTGTGCTGCGGTGGCATCATCGGCATGGGTGAGGCCGTGGCCGACCGCGCCGCCATGCTGTTGACACTGGCAAACCTGCCGGAACATCCCGAGAGCGTGCCGATCAACCTGCTGGTCAGGGTGGAAGGCACGCCGTTGGCGGCGGCGGATGACATCGATCCGATCGATCTGGTCCGTGCCGTTGCCGTGGCGCGCATCCTGATGCCGGCCTCGATCGTGCGTTTGTCCGCGGGCCGGCGTCAACTCAACGACGCGGAACAGGCGCTGTGTTTTCTGGCTGGAGCCAATTCGATCTTCTACGGCGAGAAACTGCTGACCACCGCCAATCCGGAGATCGGGCGCGATCGCCAATTGTTCGACAAGCTGGGGTTGCGCCCCGCGCCACTGTGA